A region from the Hydrogenimonas sp. genome encodes:
- a CDS encoding NAD-dependent protein deacetylase of SIR2 family, giving the protein MDEDIESFVKESEAVLITAGAGMGVDSGLPDFRGDEGFWRAYPAAKRLGLSFAELANPRWFETDPALAWAFYGHRLHLYRDTVPHDGFGMLLEFAKSKDEWFVFTSNVDGQFQKGGFDEEKIVECHGSIHHLQCTVCGSGIWSADGVDIPVDMDSFRALEWPACHACGATARPNILMFGDWGWDSARTLAQEERFDDFLQRVSVKRAKLLIVEIGAGTAVPTVRLTGERIARATGGRLIRINPREPQIESSLGVGLAMGGFDGIERIIKKCR; this is encoded by the coding sequence ATGGATGAAGATATAGAGAGTTTTGTAAAAGAGTCGGAAGCAGTGTTGATAACAGCCGGCGCCGGCATGGGAGTCGACTCCGGTCTGCCGGACTTCAGGGGAGATGAAGGGTTCTGGCGCGCATATCCTGCGGCGAAGAGGCTGGGGTTGAGTTTTGCGGAGCTTGCAAACCCCCGCTGGTTCGAGACCGATCCGGCGCTTGCATGGGCCTTTTACGGCCATAGGCTCCATCTATACCGCGACACGGTGCCGCATGATGGGTTCGGTATGCTGTTGGAGTTTGCAAAGAGTAAAGATGAGTGGTTTGTCTTTACCTCCAATGTCGACGGCCAGTTTCAGAAAGGGGGCTTCGACGAAGAGAAGATAGTGGAGTGTCACGGCTCCATTCACCATCTGCAGTGCACCGTATGCGGCAGCGGCATATGGAGTGCGGATGGAGTCGATATACCGGTGGATATGGATAGCTTCCGAGCTCTGGAGTGGCCTGCATGTCATGCCTGCGGTGCCACGGCAAGACCCAACATACTGATGTTCGGCGACTGGGGGTGGGATTCGGCCCGGACTTTGGCGCAGGAGGAGAGGTTCGACGACTTTTTGCAGAGAGTTTCAGTAAAGAGAGCGAAACTTCTCATAGTCGAGATAGGTGCGGGAACGGCGGTACCTACCGTGCGCCTGACAGGAGAGCGGATAGCCAGAGCCACAGGCGGGAGACTCATTAGGATAAACCCGAGAGAGCCGCAGATAGAGAGTTCGCTGGGGGTAGGGCTGGCTATGGGCGGATTTGATGGAATAGAAAGGATTATAAAAAAATGTCGATAG
- a CDS encoding ATPase components of ABC transporters with duplicated ATPase domains: MALVDLLDVDKQFEAQTIFKGINFHIDEYERIVIVGRNGSGKSTLMKIVSGEIEPDSGKRVVRQGIRIEMLPQQPHFEAGVSVRDAVEKELTEIQEAKKRFEELSAELAEDFENPQLLDEHAKLTAFLDYHNAWNLDDKIERILKEFDLKAYENRPVNLLSGGEQRRVALASLLLKKPDILMLDEPTNHLDVYMVEFLEELLLKEKFTLLLISHDRYFIDRIATRTVEIDDHKLRSFKGGYESYLHQKEQLLHAMAKEHENLLKLLKAEEEWLSRGVKARLKRNEGRKKRVMQMREQAKKNPSVIHKIKLELEREKHHFNREEGVSRKKVLFEIEHLEKRLGEKLLIHNFSNRILQKDRIAIVGKNGSGKSTFLHLLLGREKPDGGVIKRGDFKIGYFDQHREMLDDDKNLIETFCPYGGDRVDVQGKNMHVYGYLKNFLFPKEYLDKKIGVLSGGEKNRVALALLFTKKVDCLILDEPTNDLDIPTINILEEYLLNFPGALIFVSHDRYFVDKIAKKLFIFKGSGIVEESYQPYSEFLAIEKELKSIEHFEHDLNTRKEQTSNEERRPAKKRKRLSYKDQRELDSLPEEIERLENRIAELNECLADPECYQERGIVKLTDELNELEVEYNTKADRYLELLELQEELEG, from the coding sequence ATGGCACTTGTAGACCTGCTCGATGTAGATAAACAGTTCGAAGCACAAACAATTTTCAAGGGAATCAATTTTCATATTGACGAATATGAACGTATTGTCATTGTAGGGAGGAACGGAAGCGGCAAAAGCACTCTCATGAAGATTGTAAGCGGTGAGATAGAGCCAGACAGCGGCAAAAGGGTCGTCAGGCAGGGGATTCGCATAGAGATGCTTCCGCAACAGCCGCACTTTGAAGCAGGGGTAAGCGTACGGGATGCGGTAGAGAAGGAGCTGACAGAGATACAGGAGGCGAAAAAACGTTTTGAAGAGCTTTCCGCCGAACTTGCGGAAGATTTCGAAAACCCCCAGCTGCTGGATGAACATGCGAAGCTTACCGCTTTCCTCGATTATCATAATGCCTGGAATCTCGATGACAAGATAGAGAGGATTCTCAAGGAGTTCGACCTGAAAGCGTATGAAAACAGGCCGGTCAACCTACTCAGCGGCGGTGAGCAGAGACGTGTCGCGCTCGCCTCCTTGCTGCTCAAAAAACCTGATATATTGATGCTCGACGAGCCTACGAACCACCTGGATGTATATATGGTCGAGTTCCTCGAGGAGCTGCTCCTAAAGGAGAAGTTCACGCTTCTGCTTATCTCCCACGACCGATATTTCATAGACCGTATAGCCACCAGAACCGTGGAGATAGACGACCATAAACTCAGAAGCTTCAAAGGGGGCTATGAGAGCTACCTGCACCAGAAAGAGCAGCTTCTTCACGCGATGGCCAAGGAGCACGAGAATCTTCTCAAACTCCTGAAGGCAGAAGAGGAGTGGCTGAGCCGGGGTGTGAAGGCGCGCCTGAAAAGAAACGAGGGGCGGAAAAAGCGGGTCATGCAGATGCGTGAGCAGGCGAAAAAGAATCCGTCTGTCATACACAAGATAAAACTGGAGCTCGAGCGGGAGAAGCACCACTTCAACCGCGAAGAGGGTGTAAGCCGCAAAAAGGTGCTTTTCGAAATAGAGCATCTCGAAAAGAGACTTGGTGAAAAGCTCCTGATTCACAACTTCTCGAACAGGATTCTCCAGAAAGACCGCATCGCCATCGTCGGGAAAAACGGAAGCGGAAAGTCCACATTTTTGCATCTGCTCCTGGGACGTGAAAAGCCGGACGGAGGGGTCATAAAAAGAGGCGATTTCAAAATAGGCTACTTCGACCAGCACCGTGAAATGCTGGACGACGACAAAAACCTGATAGAGACCTTCTGCCCCTACGGAGGGGACCGTGTAGACGTTCAGGGAAAAAACATGCACGTATACGGCTACCTGAAAAACTTCCTCTTTCCCAAGGAGTATCTCGACAAAAAAATAGGTGTACTAAGCGGAGGAGAGAAGAACCGCGTCGCACTTGCGCTTCTATTTACGAAAAAGGTCGATTGCCTTATACTGGACGAGCCTACGAACGATCTGGATATTCCGACCATCAACATACTCGAGGAGTATCTGCTCAATTTTCCCGGAGCTCTGATATTTGTAAGCCACGACCGCTACTTCGTCGACAAGATCGCCAAAAAACTCTTCATATTCAAAGGCAGCGGCATCGTTGAGGAGAGCTATCAGCCCTACTCCGAGTTTCTGGCTATAGAAAAGGAGCTAAAAAGCATAGAGCACTTCGAGCACGATCTCAATACAAGAAAAGAGCAAACGTCGAATGAAGAGCGGAGGCCGGCGAAAAAGAGGAAAAGACTGAGTTACAAGGATCAGCGGGAACTAGACTCACTGCCGGAGGAGATAGAGAGGCTCGAAAACCGGATAGCGGAGCTGAACGAGTGTCTTGCAGACCCGGAGTGCTATCAGGAGAGAGGTATAGTCAAACTGACGGATGAACTTAACGAACTGGAAGTGGAGTACAATACGAAGGCGGACCGCTACCTCGAGCTTCTCGAACTGCAGGAGGAGCTGGAGGGGTGA
- a CDS encoding putative integral membrane zinc-metalloprotease yields the protein MIEALSVIFFLYVLLKVYISVMQIGFVSRAKHMNPVLMTPSRYMKAANYLISTERLKIVETLIEYALFVFWLSWGIRWLDTLTWNMDPVLQAVVAVNLFLIVNYIVELPFSIYKTFVIDERYKFNNMTPELFVSDQLKGGLMTLAFASVLSAAIAWIIMHVPMWWFFSFLLIFAVIVIVNLLYPTLIAPMFNKFTPLENDTLNAKIKELLQKSGFESEGVFVVDASKRDSRLNAYFGGLGKSKRVVLFDTLLQKLTENELLAVLAHELGHFRHHDIYKNIAMLGGILFVGFYIFGHIPTSFFMELGVRETPAMLMVLFMLLISVFLFIFMPVISFISRRNEYEADRYAAQVCSAEDLVSALKKLVEENQSFPKAHPLTIFFYYSHPPIVERLKALGDKSVAVDKSDEALKGECTL from the coding sequence ATGATAGAGGCTCTTTCGGTAATATTTTTTCTTTATGTTCTCTTGAAAGTCTACATAAGCGTGATGCAGATAGGCTTCGTTTCGCGTGCAAAACATATGAACCCTGTTTTGATGACTCCCAGCCGCTACATGAAGGCCGCAAACTACCTGATCTCCACGGAGCGTCTGAAGATCGTCGAAACCCTTATAGAGTATGCGCTTTTCGTATTCTGGCTCTCATGGGGGATAAGATGGCTTGATACCCTTACATGGAATATGGACCCGGTACTGCAGGCTGTGGTAGCGGTAAACCTCTTTCTCATAGTCAACTATATAGTGGAGCTTCCCTTCTCGATCTATAAAACTTTTGTGATAGACGAGCGCTACAAGTTCAACAATATGACTCCGGAGCTCTTTGTCAGTGACCAGTTGAAGGGAGGCCTGATGACGCTTGCATTCGCATCGGTACTGAGTGCCGCGATAGCCTGGATAATCATGCACGTGCCCATGTGGTGGTTTTTCAGTTTCCTTCTGATCTTTGCGGTAATAGTGATTGTAAATCTGCTCTATCCGACCCTGATCGCTCCAATGTTCAACAAGTTCACTCCGCTTGAAAACGATACGCTCAATGCTAAGATAAAAGAGCTTCTTCAAAAGAGCGGGTTCGAGAGTGAAGGGGTATTCGTGGTAGATGCCAGCAAGCGTGACTCGAGACTGAACGCATATTTCGGAGGGCTTGGAAAAAGCAAGAGGGTGGTACTCTTCGATACGCTTCTGCAAAAACTTACCGAAAACGAACTTCTCGCTGTACTGGCGCATGAGCTTGGACACTTCAGGCACCACGACATCTACAAAAACATAGCTATGCTCGGAGGAATTCTCTTTGTAGGTTTCTACATTTTCGGCCACATCCCGACAAGCTTTTTCATGGAGCTCGGTGTAAGAGAGACACCGGCCATGCTTATGGTTCTTTTCATGCTCCTTATTTCGGTATTCCTCTTTATCTTTATGCCCGTCATAAGCTTTATCAGCAGGAGAAACGAATATGAGGCCGACAGGTATGCCGCACAGGTTTGCAGCGCGGAGGATCTTGTCAGCGCTTTGAAGAAGCTGGTGGAGGAGAATCAGAGCTTCCCCAAGGCCCACCCCTTGACCATATTTTTCTACTACTCCCACCCCCCTATAGTAGAGAGGCTGAAGGCTCTGGGCGACAAGAGCGTAGCGGTAGACAAAAGTGACGAGGCGTTAAAGGGAGAGTGTACTCTGTGA
- a CDS encoding protein-N(5)-glutamine methyltransferase PrmC, methylates polypeptide chain release factors RF1 and RF2 has protein sequence MTVEEALREASSMLKGVAQRPRLEAEILLTRFLECDRTQLHLNGSKALESAESYFETVQRRVRSEPVEYITGRVSFYDIELEVGPGVLIARPETELLVDRCAQVISSNSISTVAEIGVGSGAVSIVLARMFPRLRITATDISAEALKYAKRNVERYGLEERIELVECSLLDGVDREVDMIVSNPPYISEEYELPPPLRYEPLNALVGGERGDEILKKIISLSIERRVPHLVCEMGYDQRKPVLEYCESLSLKEPEFYKDLSGLDRGFYLKPVHKDLT, from the coding sequence GTGACTGTAGAAGAGGCTCTGAGAGAGGCTTCCTCCATGCTGAAAGGTGTAGCCCAGAGGCCGCGCCTGGAGGCTGAGATTCTTCTAACCCGCTTTTTGGAGTGCGATAGAACTCAACTGCATCTAAACGGTTCGAAGGCTCTAGAATCTGCCGAGTCCTATTTTGAAACAGTACAAAGGCGTGTCCGTTCGGAGCCTGTCGAATATATAACCGGCAGAGTCTCTTTTTACGATATCGAACTTGAGGTTGGACCGGGAGTTTTGATAGCAAGACCGGAGACGGAACTGTTGGTCGACAGGTGTGCGCAGGTTATATCTTCCAACTCGATTTCCACCGTAGCGGAGATAGGGGTAGGGAGCGGTGCCGTAAGCATAGTGCTGGCACGTATGTTCCCGCGCCTGCGTATAACGGCTACCGATATCAGTGCAGAGGCGCTGAAGTATGCGAAGAGAAATGTAGAGCGCTACGGACTTGAAGAGAGAATAGAGCTCGTAGAGTGCAGCCTTCTGGATGGTGTCGATCGGGAAGTGGATATGATCGTCTCCAATCCGCCATATATATCCGAGGAGTATGAGCTTCCCCCGCCTCTACGCTATGAGCCTCTAAATGCCCTGGTAGGGGGAGAGAGGGGTGACGAGATTCTGAAAAAGATAATCTCTCTCTCCATCGAGCGAAGAGTACCGCATCTTGTTTGTGAAATGGGTTATGACCAGAGGAAGCCGGTTTTGGAGTATTGTGAGAGCCTCTCGCTAAAAGAGCCCGAATTCTACAAAGATCTATCCGGGCTGGATAGAGGATTTTATCTGAAACCTGTACATAAAGATTTGACCTGA
- a CDS encoding membrane protein: MKKSPSQAVELSMPKYLWIPYLILLGVTLGIALCAGVFAAPVIFHADDLLGGGVLTHYQEGLIMTQIFLKSNIVVNITCASILVAEGYHFLRFYRDPVTFYSAFVAVWSGFMFTLYYTPQIVEFQAQGESILENELFQKAHIASEWDFKIFVVALAILLGRYLYRKIV; encoded by the coding sequence ATGAAAAAAAGCCCCAGCCAGGCTGTTGAACTATCCATGCCGAAATATCTATGGATACCTTACCTGATACTGCTCGGTGTGACTCTCGGTATCGCTCTTTGTGCAGGGGTTTTTGCGGCCCCGGTCATCTTTCATGCCGATGACCTTCTGGGTGGAGGGGTCCTTACCCACTACCAGGAGGGGCTGATAATGACACAGATATTCCTTAAGAGCAATATCGTAGTCAATATAACCTGTGCCTCCATACTGGTGGCCGAGGGATACCACTTTCTTCGCTTCTATCGCGACCCGGTAACATTCTATAGCGCCTTTGTGGCTGTATGGAGCGGATTTATGTTCACTCTCTACTACACTCCCCAGATTGTAGAGTTCCAGGCTCAGGGTGAGTCGATACTCGAAAACGAGCTTTTCCAAAAGGCGCATATAGCTTCTGAGTGGGATTTCAAGATCTTTGTGGTAGCATTGGCGATACTTTTAGGACGATACCTTTACAGAAAAATCGTCTGA